A segment of the Candidatus Eisenbacteria bacterium genome:
AGCGCCCGTACGTGACCATTCTGGGCGGGGCGAAGATCTCGGGGAAGATCGACGTGCTCACGAACCTCCTCCCGCGCGTGGACCGGGTCGTGATCGGCGGCGGGATGATGTTCACGTTCTTGAAGGCCCAGGGCCTGGCGGTCGGGCGCTCCCTGGTCGAGGAGGACCGGGTCGAGATGGCGCGCGGCATCCTGGAGGATCCGGCGAACCGGGAGAAGATCCTCCTTCCCGTCGATACCCTGGTGGTGAGGAGCCTCGAGAGCGGCGAGCCCGGAGCGGTCGTCCCGGTGCGCGCGATTCCAGAGGACGGGATCGGTGTCGACATCGGTCCCGAATCGATCGACGCCATCGCGGCCGCGCTCTCGGAAGCGCGCACGATCCTCTGGAACGGTCCGATGGGAATCTTCGAGAAGGCACCGTACGCGAAGGGAACGCTCGCGGTCGCGGAGCGGATGGCGAAGGCGACGAAGCGCGGCGCGTTCACGGTGGTCGGCGGCGGGGACTCGCTCGCGGCGGCCCACCGGGCCGGCGTCACGGATCAGATGAGCCACTGCTCGACGGGAGGAGGCGCCTCGCTCGAGTTCCTCGAGGGGAAGACTCTTCCCGGCGTGGCCGCGCTCGAGCGCGCGGCGAAGGCGACGTCGCGATGAGCCGGATCCTGGCGGGCAACTGGAAGATGAATCTCGGCCTCGAGGAGGCGCGTGCCCTCTACGCGGCGGTGGCGGGAGCGAAGCCCCTGTATCCCAGGATCACGACGCTCGTGTTCGCGCCGGCCACCGCGATCTTCGCGCTCGCCGAGGCGAACCGTTCGAAGGGCGGTCCCGCGATCGGAGGGCAGACCTGTCATCCGGAGCCAAAGGGCGCGTTTACGGGGGAGATCTCGGCGGAGCAACTGCGCGACGCGGGGGCGGAGTACGTCCTCGTCGGGCACTCGGAGCGGCGGAGGCTCTTCTGCGAGAGCGACCAGCTCACCCGCGCGAAGCTCGCCGCGGCGTGGCGCGCGAGCCTGATCCCGGTCCTCTGCGTCGGCGAGACCCTGGCCGAGCGCGACCGGCAGGAGACGCGCACCGTGATCGCGCGGCAGCTCCAGCGGGCCCTCGAGTCGGTTCCCGCGCGCGCCCCGCTCTACGTCGCGTACGAGCCCGTGTGGGCGATCGGCACCGGGGTCGTGGCGACGCCCGAGCAGGTCGCCGAGGCGCACGTCTGGGTGCGGGAGGAGCTGAACGGGCTGGGCCGGAAGGAGACCGGCGCGCCGATCCTGTATGGAGGCAGCGTGGATCCCAAGAACGCGGCGTCGCTCGCGGCCATCGCGGAGGTGGACGGGTTCCTCGTGGGCGGGGCGTCCCTCACGGCGCCGTCCTTTCTGGCGATCGCGGCCGCTCTGGACGCGGCGGCGGCTCAGGGCGGGGCTCGGGTTCATTGACCCGCCGGGGAGCGCGTGGTACTCTCCTCTGCCGATTCTTCCCACGCACCATGTTCGAGGAGATCTGAATGTCCGGCTTCATGATCGGTCTCATATCCGTCCTTCACGTCCTCACCTGCGTCGCGCTGATGGTCACGATCCTGCTCCAGTCCGGAAAGGGAGGCGGCCTCGCCGGGAGCTTCGGCGGCGGCACGAGCCAGACCCTCTTCGGCGGGCGTGGCGCGGCCACGTTCCTGAGCCGGGGCGCCACCATCCTCGCGGTCGTGTTCTTCCTGACGTCGCTCACCCTGGGACTCTCGTCCTCGCGGAGCACCGCGGTCGGGGGAAGGAGCCTCATCCAGGAGGAGGCGAGGCAGCGCGCCCGCGAGGGCCAGCAGGCGGCGCCCGCGGCGCCTCCGATGGGCGGCTCTCAGGCTCCGGGCCAGGGTGTCGGCGCTCCTCCGGCGGGCACACCTGCTGCGACGACGCCCCAGGCAACCGCGCCGCAGACGACGACGCCCCGGCCGGCCACGCAGCAGGCGCCGGCTCCGAACGCGCAGCAGCAGGCGCCCAGCGCGCCGACGCCTCCCGCGACGGCTCCGTCGACCCAGACGCAGCCGCCCGCGTCACAAGAGGGCACGCAGGCTCCTCAGGGGAACGGCACGCCGTAGAACATCAGCCCGGGTGGTGGAATCTGGTAGACACGTACGTTTGAGGGGCGTATGGGGCAACCCGTGCGAGTTCAAATCTCGCCCCGGGCACCACGTGGGTCCCCTTTCCGAAGTCGGAGAGGGGACCCGTTTTCTTGCCGGCCGGGAAGGCGGGGTGCGGCGCTTACCGCGTGGGAGCGGTGAAGGACGCCGATTCCGCGCCGGCGCGCGAGGCGGGAGGCTCGGGGATCACGCCCACGAGGCGAATCGTGAAGCGGTCCTCGGCCTTGACCTCGTTCTTCGCGCCGCAGTGCTGGCAGCGGATGTACGCGCGGCGTGGATCCTCGCGGAGGTGGAGAATCTGAGTCGGGCCGAAGAGCTTCGAGCAGCGCAGGCACTCGACGGCGGGATTGCTGACCAACTCGGCCATCTCGGGCATGAGTATTCCTCCAATCGTGCGTCGGTCTCGCGCGCGCGGATGGGGGCGGGTCGTCGGGCCGGGCGCGCCGGGTGTCGAGCGGGGCTCATTGTAGGGGCGGCGCGCGGAGCCGTCCAGACGTGAAGACCGCTCCGGCGCAGCCCTACGACGCGTCCCGCGCCGCCTCCTACTGGAGCGGACCGCGGCACGAGTCGGGGGACGAGCTGGCCTCGGTCCTCAGCCTGGGGGAGCCGCCCGCGGTGAACCGCGCGTACGACGCGTGGGAGACCGGGCTCCTTCTCGATTCGCTCGGAGACGTGTCCGCCGAGCGGGGCGTGGACATCGGCGCGGGCGTGGGGCGTGTCTCCGTGCGCGTCGCGCCGCGGGTGCGGCGGCTCGCGTGCGTGGACCTCGCGCCCGGGATGCTGAGGCGCCTTCGCGCGAACGCATCGGGTGCGGGTGCCAGGAACTCGGATCCGGTGCGTGCGCGATCGGACCGGCTGCCCTTTCGCTCCGGTTCGTTCGGGCTCGTGCTCTGCCTCGGACTCCTCGAGCACCTGCCTCGAAGCGTGCAGTCCGCCACGCTGGCGGAGGCGGCGCGCGTGCTTCGCCCCGGCGGTGTTCTCGCGCTGGTGCTCAACAATCCGGAGAGCCGCTTCCTCACCGACGCCGGGGACAATCCCTATCGGGACGGTCTCCAGCGGGAGAGCGGCTACTACTGCGCCG
Coding sequences within it:
- a CDS encoding phosphoglycerate kinase, whose protein sequence is MAFRRLTELPVAGRRVFLRVDFNVPLGADGKVSDDSRIVASLPTIRYLIEKGARLVVSSHLGRPKGKRDPQQSLRPVQQVFERYLRQPVAFAESIIGPEAEAASRALQDGGVLLLENLRFDPREEKNDPEFSRALAALGDCYVNDAFGAAHRAHASTEGITAHLTECAAGLLLERELQALGRLLTDAERPYVTILGGAKISGKIDVLTNLLPRVDRVVIGGGMMFTFLKAQGLAVGRSLVEEDRVEMARGILEDPANREKILLPVDTLVVRSLESGEPGAVVPVRAIPEDGIGVDIGPESIDAIAAALSEARTILWNGPMGIFEKAPYAKGTLAVAERMAKATKRGAFTVVGGGDSLAAAHRAGVTDQMSHCSTGGGASLEFLEGKTLPGVAALERAAKATSR
- the tpiA gene encoding triose-phosphate isomerase is translated as MSRILAGNWKMNLGLEEARALYAAVAGAKPLYPRITTLVFAPATAIFALAEANRSKGGPAIGGQTCHPEPKGAFTGEISAEQLRDAGAEYVLVGHSERRRLFCESDQLTRAKLAAAWRASLIPVLCVGETLAERDRQETRTVIARQLQRALESVPARAPLYVAYEPVWAIGTGVVATPEQVAEAHVWVREELNGLGRKETGAPILYGGSVDPKNAASLAAIAEVDGFLVGGASLTAPSFLAIAAALDAAAAQGGARVH
- the secG gene encoding preprotein translocase subunit SecG, with protein sequence MSGFMIGLISVLHVLTCVALMVTILLQSGKGGGLAGSFGGGTSQTLFGGRGAATFLSRGATILAVVFFLTSLTLGLSSSRSTAVGGRSLIQEEARQRAREGQQAAPAAPPMGGSQAPGQGVGAPPAGTPAATTPQATAPQTTTPRPATQQAPAPNAQQQAPSAPTPPATAPSTQTQPPASQEGTQAPQGNGTP
- a CDS encoding class I SAM-dependent methyltransferase; translation: MKTAPAQPYDASRAASYWSGPRHESGDELASVLSLGEPPAVNRAYDAWETGLLLDSLGDVSAERGVDIGAGVGRVSVRVAPRVRRLACVDLAPGMLRRLRANASGAGARNSDPVRARSDRLPFRSGSFGLVLCLGLLEHLPRSVQSATLAEAARVLRPGGVLALVLNNPESRFLTDAGDNPYRDGLQRESGYYCAVVSEPAILAEASAAFEDRVLGSNLFYSLHRHAARALSAEARADARLAPFFERAAAWDLALRPVGPLARAAADHHLHLLVRR